The Funiculus sociatus GB2-C1 genome has a segment encoding these proteins:
- a CDS encoding class I SAM-dependent methyltransferase, whose amino-acid sequence MGNKDRNQEIAEVYRSLFIQHGASAHGVRWDDEFQQMVRLKILLEIADISNTKILDFGCGYGQMLNYLKQQSINVDYTGIDLVDEYLEFGRQNYPEARFCQQQDIENETFDYIFLSGLFTADRGDDCRKFWQDTICWCFSRASKGIAFNMWSKYAEFHMEKRYYEDPGEVFRFVKQLDIRCNLTIRNDYITQQDRFSPHDFTVYLQK is encoded by the coding sequence ATGGGCAATAAGGACAGAAATCAAGAAATTGCGGAAGTTTATCGTAGCCTTTTCATTCAACACGGAGCCTCAGCGCATGGGGTTCGTTGGGATGACGAATTCCAGCAGATGGTAAGGCTGAAAATATTGCTGGAAATTGCGGACATATCAAATACAAAAATTCTTGACTTTGGCTGCGGCTATGGTCAGATGCTCAACTATCTAAAGCAGCAGAGCATCAATGTGGACTACACGGGAATAGACCTAGTTGATGAATATCTGGAATTTGGTCGGCAAAACTATCCTGAAGCCAGATTTTGCCAGCAGCAAGACATTGAGAACGAAACTTTTGATTACATTTTTTTGAGCGGTTTGTTTACAGCTGACAGAGGCGACGATTGCCGAAAATTTTGGCAAGATACAATTTGCTGGTGCTTTTCAAGAGCCAGCAAGGGAATTGCCTTTAATATGTGGTCTAAATATGCCGAGTTCCATATGGAAAAACGCTATTACGAAGATCCGGGTGAAGTCTTCCGGTTTGTCAAGCAGCTGGATATTCGCTGCAACCTGACGATTCGCAACGACTACATCACCCAGCAAGATCGTTTCTCACCCCACGATTTTACAGTGTATTTACAAAAGTGA